The Pseudomonas parafulva genome window below encodes:
- a CDS encoding aminoglycoside phosphotransferase family protein has protein sequence MPDHDVRLQQLTVWLERQLQNLFRDNAWGEVPTGSLTAASSDASFRRYFRWEGGGRSLVIMDAPPPQENCAPFVAIDHLLASAQVNVPVIHAQDLERGFLLLSDLGRQTYLEVIDGDNADALFDAAIEALLALQRLPMQAPLPSYDTALLRRELALFPEWYVGHALNTAFDDAQQARWQRISQLLIDSALAQPKVLVHRDYMPRNLMLSTPNPGVLDFQDAVYGPVTYDITCLFKDAFLSWPQARVDAWLRRYWDQARAAGIPVQADFADFQRASDLMGVQRHLKVIGIFARICHRDGKPRYLADVPRFFAYLHEVIARRPELAELGELLAELDSGARP, from the coding sequence ATGCCCGATCATGATGTACGCCTGCAACAGCTGACTGTGTGGCTCGAACGACAGTTACAGAATCTTTTTCGCGACAACGCCTGGGGCGAGGTGCCGACCGGCAGCCTGACCGCCGCCAGCAGCGACGCGAGCTTCCGCCGCTACTTCCGCTGGGAAGGCGGCGGCCGCAGTCTGGTGATCATGGATGCGCCGCCGCCCCAGGAAAACTGTGCACCGTTCGTCGCCATCGATCACTTGCTGGCCAGCGCCCAGGTCAACGTGCCGGTCATCCATGCCCAGGACCTGGAACGGGGTTTCCTGCTGCTGAGCGACCTGGGGCGTCAGACTTATCTGGAAGTGATCGACGGCGACAACGCCGACGCGCTGTTCGACGCGGCCATCGAGGCGCTGCTGGCCTTGCAGCGCCTGCCGATGCAGGCACCGCTGCCCAGCTATGACACGGCGCTGCTGCGCCGCGAGCTGGCGTTGTTCCCCGAGTGGTACGTCGGCCACGCGCTGAACACCGCCTTCGATGACGCTCAGCAGGCTCGCTGGCAACGCATCAGCCAACTGCTGATCGACAGTGCCCTGGCGCAGCCCAAGGTGCTGGTGCACCGCGACTACATGCCGCGCAACCTGATGCTCAGCACCCCCAATCCCGGCGTGCTGGACTTCCAGGATGCGGTCTACGGCCCGGTGACCTACGACATCACCTGCCTGTTCAAGGACGCTTTCCTCAGTTGGCCCCAGGCCCGCGTCGACGCCTGGCTGCGCCGCTACTGGGACCAGGCGCGTGCGGCCGGCATCCCGGTACAGGCAGACTTCGCCGACTTCCAGCGCGCCAGCGATCTGATGGGCGTTCAGCGTCACCTGAAAGTGATCGGCATCTTCGCCCGCATTTGTCACCGCGATGGCAAGCCGCGCTACCTCGCCGACGTGCCACGGTTCTTCGCCTACCTGCACGAGGTGATCGCTCGCCGTCCGGAGCTGGCGGAGTTGGGTGAGCTGCTGGCCGAACTCGACAGCGGAGCGCGCCCATGA
- the murU gene encoding N-acetylmuramate alpha-1-phosphate uridylyltransferase MurU yields the protein MKAMILAAGKGERMRPLTLHTPKPLVPAAGKPLIEYHLQSLASAGITEVVINHAWLGQQIEDHLGDGSRFGLHIQYSPEGEPLETGGGIFKALPLLGEAPFLLVNGDIWTDYDFARLRQPLQGLAHLVLVDNPGHHGRGDFRLDGVHVLDGDDSPGTLTFSGLSLLHPHLFDGCQPGAFKLAPLLRRAMADGQVTGEHYRGQWVDVGTLERLAEVERLIGERA from the coding sequence ATGAAGGCGATGATCCTGGCGGCCGGCAAAGGCGAGCGCATGCGCCCGCTGACCCTGCATACCCCCAAACCCCTGGTGCCGGCAGCCGGCAAACCGCTGATCGAGTATCACCTCCAGTCCCTGGCCAGCGCGGGCATCACCGAGGTGGTGATCAATCACGCCTGGCTGGGCCAGCAGATCGAAGATCACTTGGGTGATGGCAGCCGCTTCGGCCTGCACATCCAGTACTCCCCCGAAGGCGAGCCGCTGGAGACCGGTGGCGGTATCTTCAAGGCGTTGCCGCTGCTGGGCGAGGCGCCGTTCCTGCTGGTCAACGGCGATATCTGGACCGACTACGACTTCGCCCGTCTGCGCCAACCGCTGCAGGGCCTGGCGCACCTGGTGCTGGTGGATAACCCCGGGCATCACGGCCGTGGCGATTTCCGCCTCGACGGCGTGCATGTGCTCGACGGTGACGACAGCCCAGGCACCCTGACCTTCAGCGGGCTGTCGCTGCTGCACCCGCACCTGTTCGACGGCTGCCAGCCCGGCGCCTTCAAGCTGGCACCGCTGCTGCGTCGGGCGATGGCGGACGGGCAGGTGACCGGTGAGCACTATCGGGGGCAGTGGGTGGATGTCGGTACGCTCGAGCGCCTGGCCGAGGTCGAGCGCCTGATCGGCGAGCGTGCCTGA
- a CDS encoding TerB family tellurite resistance protein — protein sequence MWWPSTVIGAGAGFAVASIPGALLGALLGQAMDRRLRIQGWEDARERLGGRPALRDEELLFLLLGRLAKSDGRVAEGHIHQARQEMTRLDLGEPARLRAISAFNRGKAGKGRLDRYLRRIGHQPHGAEGALRACWRMVWADGKAGHHERELLLNWGRQLGMTRTQVQALSQEYEPSRAAVASGAMTYAAALRVLGVEPDTDADQVKQAYRRLVSRHHPDKLVGSGASEARVREATERTRELHQAYALIRTRRGI from the coding sequence ATGTGGTGGCCGAGCACAGTGATCGGTGCCGGGGCCGGTTTTGCCGTGGCCAGTATTCCGGGCGCGCTGTTGGGCGCCTTGCTGGGCCAGGCCATGGATCGGCGTCTGCGTATACAGGGGTGGGAGGATGCGCGCGAGCGTCTGGGTGGACGTCCGGCGCTGCGCGACGAGGAGTTGCTGTTCCTGCTGCTGGGACGGTTGGCCAAGAGTGATGGGCGCGTCGCCGAGGGGCATATTCACCAGGCGCGTCAGGAGATGACCCGTCTGGACCTTGGCGAACCCGCCCGCCTGCGGGCCATTTCGGCCTTCAATCGTGGCAAGGCGGGCAAGGGTCGTCTGGACCGTTACCTGCGCCGCATCGGTCATCAGCCGCACGGTGCGGAAGGCGCATTGCGCGCCTGTTGGCGCATGGTCTGGGCCGATGGCAAGGCAGGGCATCATGAGCGCGAACTGCTGCTCAACTGGGGCCGGCAGTTGGGCATGACCCGCACCCAGGTGCAGGCGCTGTCGCAGGAGTACGAGCCGAGCCGTGCGGCGGTGGCGAGCGGGGCGATGACCTATGCCGCCGCCCTGCGCGTACTGGGGGTCGAGCCCGACACCGACGCGGACCAGGTCAAGCAGGCCTATCGACGTTTGGTCAGTCGTCATCACCCGGACAAGCTGGTGGGCAGCGGCGCGAGCGAGGCGCGGGTGCGCGAAGCCACCGAGCGGACCCGCGAACTGCACCAGGCCTATGCGCTGATTCGCACGCGGCGGGGGATCTGA